A single region of the Chitinophaga niabensis genome encodes:
- a CDS encoding YceI family protein, whose protein sequence is MKAILYLYISLLVVFAACSSNQPKANKTFRIVENRSVVEWKGSAPTHFHKGTFQVTGSFETNGEGNITSGQFVIPIASIINTDLPEPAKNELINHLKSPDFFNLAQHPEASFRINNVLYEGEQKPDSNQVTVVGDFSMIGQTHPINFIASVIHEGDRISVEATFSINRLKWGMTSFSDPKAELYILPDVELKLHIQAEKTMH, encoded by the coding sequence ATGAAAGCAATTTTATATCTCTATATATCACTCTTAGTTGTATTTGCTGCCTGCTCATCCAATCAACCCAAGGCAAACAAAACATTCCGGATCGTTGAAAACCGTTCTGTCGTGGAATGGAAAGGCTCAGCTCCTACACATTTTCATAAGGGAACATTCCAGGTAACCGGCTCTTTCGAAACCAATGGCGAAGGAAATATAACCAGTGGTCAATTTGTAATCCCCATCGCCAGTATTATCAATACCGATCTTCCTGAGCCCGCGAAGAACGAGCTTATCAATCATTTAAAAAGCCCTGATTTCTTTAACCTTGCACAGCACCCGGAAGCAAGTTTTCGTATTAATAACGTGCTCTATGAGGGCGAGCAAAAACCTGATTCCAACCAGGTTACAGTAGTAGGTGATTTTTCCATGATCGGCCAGACACACCCTATCAATTTTATAGCTAGTGTAATACATGAAGGAGACAGGATTTCAGTAGAGGCAACATTTAGCATCAACCGCCTTAAATGGGGAATGACAAGTTTTAGTGATCCCAAAGCTGAACTTTATATCCTACCGGACGTTGAGCTAAAATTACATATCCAGGCAGAAAAAACAATGCACTAA
- the gap gene encoding type I glyceraldehyde-3-phosphate dehydrogenase — translation MGTSLKIGINGFGRIGRLVYRQIYNMPGIDVVAINDLTSPAVLAHLLKYDSAQGRFGQEVKHSDNSISVNGEEVKIYAQKDPSQIPWKDHGIDVVIECTGFFADKDKAEAHIKAGAKRVVISAPATGDLKTVVFNVNHDILDGSETVISCASCTTNCLAPMAKVLNDKYGIVTGLMTTIHAYTNDQNTLDAPHPKGDLRRARAAAANIVPNSTGAAKAIGLVLPELKGKLDGSAQRVPTITGSLTELTTILSKKVTVEEINAAMKAAANESYGYTEDEIVSTDIIGINYGSLFDATQTRVLTQGDIQLVKTVSWYDNEMSYVSQLVRTVKHFAGLISK, via the coding sequence ATGGGAACTTCTCTCAAAATTGGTATTAATGGTTTCGGTCGGATCGGCCGCTTGGTTTACCGCCAAATTTACAATATGCCAGGAATCGACGTGGTGGCTATCAATGACCTTACCAGCCCCGCTGTTTTAGCGCATTTGCTGAAATACGACTCTGCACAAGGTAGATTTGGACAGGAAGTGAAGCATAGCGATAACTCTATCTCTGTAAACGGAGAAGAGGTTAAAATATACGCGCAGAAGGATCCTAGTCAAATTCCCTGGAAAGACCATGGTATTGATGTGGTGATCGAATGCACCGGTTTCTTTGCAGATAAAGATAAAGCTGAAGCCCACATCAAAGCTGGTGCTAAACGCGTTGTGATCTCTGCTCCCGCCACCGGCGACCTGAAAACAGTGGTTTTCAACGTGAATCATGATATCCTGGACGGTAGCGAAACGGTTATCTCCTGCGCATCCTGCACTACCAACTGCCTCGCTCCGATGGCTAAGGTGCTGAATGATAAATACGGTATCGTAACTGGTCTGATGACCACTATCCACGCTTACACGAACGATCAGAACACCCTGGATGCCCCACATCCAAAAGGTGACCTGCGCCGCGCCCGCGCTGCTGCAGCGAACATCGTTCCTAACAGTACTGGTGCTGCTAAGGCTATCGGCCTGGTGCTCCCGGAACTGAAAGGTAAGCTGGACGGTAGCGCACAACGTGTTCCAACCATCACCGGTTCCTTAACTGAACTCACTACCATCCTCAGCAAAAAGGTAACTGTTGAAGAGATCAATGCCGCCATGAAGGCTGCTGCGAACGAATCTTACGGCTACACTGAAGACGAGATCGTGAGCACAGACATCATCGGTATCAACTATGGCTCCCTGTTCGACGCTACCCAAACAAGGGTACTCACCCAGGGCGATATCCAACTCGTGAAAACCGTTTCCTGGTACGATAACGAAATGAGCTATGTGTCTCAGCTTGTACGTACTGTGAAGCATTTTGCCGGTCTGATCAGCAAATAA
- a CDS encoding cupin domain-containing protein, whose amino-acid sequence MDLQKDQFRSYQGGYFRTLIAPDQTGNALALLELTLPQGAEPPAHIHNNEDESFYVVEGQVSVSVAGSATVLNPGEALFAPRNVPHSFRILTEKATIINLITPGTLWNYFIEFSSPIEGIPQIAIPSIAPPEDILKQMINVITDRYKVSFI is encoded by the coding sequence ATGGATTTACAAAAAGACCAATTCAGGAGCTATCAGGGTGGATATTTCAGAACACTTATTGCTCCCGATCAAACCGGTAATGCTCTGGCATTGCTGGAACTCACTTTACCCCAAGGTGCAGAACCCCCAGCCCACATCCACAACAATGAAGATGAATCTTTTTATGTCGTAGAAGGCCAGGTATCGGTAAGCGTTGCCGGTTCAGCAACCGTGCTTAACCCAGGTGAAGCATTATTTGCACCCAGGAATGTTCCTCACTCGTTTCGTATCCTCACAGAAAAAGCAACGATCATTAACCTGATAACTCCGGGCACACTCTGGAATTATTTCATAGAATTCAGCAGCCCGATCGAAGGGATCCCCCAAATCGCTATCCCCTCAATAGCACCGCCAGAGGATATTTTAAAACAGATGATCAATGTAATCACCGACCGGTATAAAGTAAGTTTTATTTAA
- a CDS encoding restriction endonuclease encodes MEKCFLKIGAQVRAWEYGPPAFLQFLFAEDSFYKEPAGKAMLTYKKIGYTSTCGKALERFSKDGFDWQIMEKVYASYYDELYENFANLLEYHVTTNHTDWEDEIQKDYIRNYLNGLSKLSKSDQLKDFKAFYVPMLLAESGEKTSIVKSKDGEKYTLKKYEHRRMQNNFDYFLLDRYLGLPPWILLIAGLFTNRNNQNWNFDEVISAMDIKLLLEGHPPETTIDLNLSGIIHYDHEIEGLHERLTKRLVNKLNLYGSLLRTVIEKDVTARNIHLKMHVKETLATMADRKASNDLKGKILEELMSNIFSNVNGFHVTSTRISLGDEEIDLVLRNNINRPFWMAFGSPLIFAECKNWSKKVGASEFRDFEGKLRNHKSVIKLSFFISYMGFSSEVESAIKRSSQDGAHIVLIQGSDLKQYVESDVEVLDWLENLATRLY; translated from the coding sequence TTGGAGAAATGCTTTCTTAAAATAGGAGCACAGGTTCGGGCCTGGGAGTATGGTCCACCGGCTTTTTTGCAATTTCTTTTTGCCGAGGATTCTTTCTATAAAGAGCCAGCTGGCAAAGCGATGCTTACATACAAAAAAATTGGCTATACTTCTACATGCGGTAAGGCCTTGGAACGTTTTAGCAAAGATGGATTTGATTGGCAAATAATGGAAAAAGTCTATGCCAGTTATTACGATGAATTGTATGAGAATTTTGCTAATCTATTGGAATATCATGTTACAACTAATCATACTGATTGGGAAGATGAAATCCAGAAAGATTATATTAGAAACTATTTAAATGGTCTTTCAAAGCTAAGCAAGTCGGATCAGTTGAAGGATTTCAAAGCCTTTTATGTACCTATGTTACTGGCCGAGTCTGGTGAGAAGACTTCCATAGTTAAATCAAAAGATGGGGAAAAATATACGCTGAAGAAGTATGAACACAGAAGAATGCAAAATAATTTCGACTATTTTTTACTGGATAGATATCTTGGGCTGCCTCCATGGATTTTGTTAATTGCCGGATTATTCACAAATAGAAATAACCAGAATTGGAATTTTGATGAAGTTATCTCTGCGATGGATATCAAGTTGCTTTTAGAAGGACATCCACCTGAAACTACAATTGATTTGAACCTCTCTGGAATAATCCACTATGACCATGAAATAGAAGGCCTTCATGAGCGTCTTACCAAGAGATTAGTCAATAAGCTGAACCTCTATGGCAGTCTTTTGAGAACAGTTATAGAGAAGGATGTTACTGCAAGGAACATACATTTAAAAATGCATGTCAAAGAAACTCTAGCTACAATGGCCGACAGAAAAGCTTCAAATGATTTGAAGGGAAAAATTTTGGAAGAGCTTATGAGCAATATTTTTTCTAATGTCAATGGCTTTCATGTAACTAGTACCAGAATATCGCTGGGTGATGAGGAAATAGATCTGGTATTAAGAAATAACATTAATCGGCCTTTTTGGATGGCGTTTGGTAGTCCTCTTATTTTTGCTGAGTGTAAAAATTGGTCTAAGAAAGTAGGAGCTAGTGAATTCAGGGATTTTGAGGGGAAATTAAGGAACCATAAATCAGTGATCAAATTAAGTTTTTTCATCTCTTATATGGGATTTTCTTCGGAGGTAGAGTCTGCTATTAAGCGATCGTCCCAAGATGGTGCTCATATTGTTCTAATACAAGGAAGTGATTTAAAACAATATGTGGAATCTGATGTTGAGGTTCTGGACTGGCTCGAAAACTTGGCGACAAGACTTTATTAG
- a CDS encoding cupin domain-containing protein encodes MKKTIINPVIKDEITFTQTAAETNGRISTLVVKLMPGGGTPMHYHKNFSETFVVTEGELTLYLKNMVVKLLPGQKFIIEKGQAHRFANEFGAPVVFTTIVQPGFSGFENALCILYGLARDKRTNGKGIPLSLLDLAVVTRMSDMHQPGALALLSPLLIFFNILARIGKVDKKLIAKYCLNAE; translated from the coding sequence ATGAAGAAAACGATTATTAATCCGGTCATAAAGGACGAAATAACTTTCACACAAACTGCCGCCGAAACTAACGGGCGCATCAGCACATTAGTTGTAAAGCTGATGCCTGGCGGGGGAACACCTATGCATTATCATAAGAATTTTTCAGAGACCTTCGTAGTTACTGAAGGAGAATTAACGCTCTACTTGAAGAATATGGTGGTGAAGTTGCTGCCAGGCCAGAAATTTATAATAGAAAAAGGGCAGGCGCACCGTTTTGCCAATGAGTTTGGTGCCCCGGTAGTTTTCACTACCATTGTACAACCAGGATTTAGTGGATTTGAAAATGCGCTCTGCATCTTGTACGGTCTGGCGAGGGATAAACGAACAAATGGCAAAGGAATACCGCTGAGCTTATTAGATCTGGCCGTTGTTACACGAATGAGTGATATGCACCAACCTGGTGCCCTGGCATTATTGTCGCCATTACTTATCTTTTTCAATATTCTTGCGCGGATCGGGAAAGTAGACAAGAAGCTTATAGCGAAATATTGTTTAAATGCTGAATGA
- a CDS encoding sensor histidine kinase — translation MLRDYPIFKHLLYWLIAFSLLTFIYGTAFDSFNLGTKVILILLPVHMCYFYLITYFILPRFFFRGRYIQAFFAVLATMIFIATLYRVTEVFISDPYIYKFYKAQDANFTWSKMNHSLWEQLNNRFDFVNAIERSNSVIWICVTLRMFIMWQERKQAALQAELNFLKAQLHPHFLFNALNNLYALSLDNAPQTPEIILGISNILRYVLYECSADKVLLKRDLEVLNDYIRLEKLRYEERLELNVNIRNNAGDQEISPLLMLPLVENAFKHGAAETVDAPWINIEIYASSVDLIVKISNSKPEQAVAYQKRSNAHIGMTNVEKRLKLLYPEMHTFKWYDEEDCFITELKVQLIKP, via the coding sequence TTGTTGAGAGACTACCCGATATTTAAGCACTTGTTGTATTGGCTGATCGCATTCAGCCTTCTTACGTTTATTTACGGCACGGCGTTCGACAGCTTCAATCTTGGCACAAAAGTGATCCTGATCCTTTTGCCTGTGCATATGTGCTATTTCTATCTGATCACCTACTTTATCCTGCCTCGTTTTTTCTTTCGCGGCAGGTATATACAGGCATTTTTTGCCGTTTTAGCAACGATGATATTCATCGCCACCCTGTACAGGGTCACGGAGGTTTTCATTTCTGATCCTTATATCTACAAATTTTATAAAGCACAGGACGCAAACTTTACCTGGAGCAAGATGAACCACTCACTCTGGGAGCAATTAAACAACCGGTTTGATTTTGTTAATGCAATAGAACGCAGCAATTCTGTCATCTGGATCTGCGTAACGCTTCGGATGTTCATTATGTGGCAAGAACGGAAACAGGCAGCCCTCCAGGCTGAACTGAATTTCTTAAAAGCACAGTTACACCCTCATTTCCTTTTCAATGCCCTGAACAACCTTTATGCGCTCTCTCTGGACAATGCACCTCAAACACCCGAAATCATACTGGGCATTTCCAATATCCTCCGATATGTACTGTACGAATGCTCTGCTGACAAAGTACTGCTGAAAAGGGATCTTGAAGTACTAAACGATTACATCAGACTGGAAAAGCTCCGCTATGAGGAACGCCTGGAATTAAATGTGAATATTCGTAACAACGCCGGTGATCAGGAGATTTCCCCATTGCTGATGCTCCCCCTCGTGGAAAATGCGTTTAAACATGGAGCAGCGGAAACGGTGGACGCTCCGTGGATTAACATCGAAATCTATGCTTCGTCAGTTGATCTGATAGTGAAGATCAGCAATAGCAAACCTGAACAGGCTGTTGCATATCAAAAGCGATCCAATGCCCATATAGGAATGACTAATGTGGAGAAAAGACTGAAATTACTATATCCGGAAATGCACACTTTTAAATGGTACGATGAAGAAGACTGCTTCATCACCGAATTGAAGGTCCAATTAATAAAGCCATGA
- a CDS encoding LytR/AlgR family response regulator transcription factor: MTIRTLIVDDEPHAVDIIKRYAANVPGIEIVATCNNAIQAFQLIQNTKIDLIFLDIKMPGLSGTDLVRSLKSPPLVIFTTAYQEYALDGFDLNAIDYLVKPIPLNRFLRAIDKVMQFINGDKNRTDTQELKPAPIEPANHFLYLRIDRRLIKVNTQDILWIESVKDYIKVITTEKVLITKQKISVVEKLLPISEFMRIHRSYIIPIDYIESYHPNYIVIAGNKIPIGRNYKQACARIFDQPTGNL, encoded by the coding sequence ATGACCATTAGAACACTGATAGTAGACGACGAGCCTCATGCGGTGGATATCATAAAGCGATATGCTGCTAATGTTCCCGGGATAGAAATTGTAGCAACCTGCAACAATGCTATTCAGGCTTTCCAGCTTATTCAAAACACCAAAATAGATTTGATCTTCCTGGATATAAAAATGCCGGGGCTTTCAGGAACAGATCTTGTACGCAGCCTCAAATCTCCTCCACTGGTCATATTCACAACTGCCTACCAGGAATATGCACTTGACGGATTCGATCTAAATGCCATTGATTACCTGGTAAAACCCATTCCCTTGAATCGGTTCCTGCGGGCAATCGATAAGGTAATGCAGTTTATTAACGGTGATAAGAACCGGACAGACACACAGGAACTTAAGCCTGCACCAATAGAACCGGCAAATCATTTTCTGTATCTGCGGATAGATCGCCGTTTAATAAAGGTCAATACGCAAGACATATTATGGATTGAAAGTGTAAAGGATTATATAAAAGTGATCACTACCGAAAAAGTACTGATCACTAAACAAAAGATCAGTGTAGTAGAAAAGCTGCTTCCTATAAGTGAGTTCATGCGGATTCACCGTTCTTATATCATTCCCATTGATTACATTGAAAGTTACCATCCCAATTATATTGTTATAGCAGGAAATAAAATCCCCATCGGCCGTAACTACAAGCAGGCATGCGCCAGAATATTCGACCAGCCAACTGGCAATCTATAA
- a CDS encoding phosphoglycerate kinase: MSKFSDHNFKGQKALIRVDFNVPLNDQFEITDDTRMTAAVPTIKKILKDGGAVILMSHLGRPKDGPTNKYSLKHLVFHLISLLDGTTVKFAEDCIGETAEKAALNLQMGEVLLLENLRFYKEEEKGDRAFAEKLSKLGDVYVNDAFGTAHRAHASTAIIADFYPADKKMFGLLMEAETISAEKVLHSAEKPFTAILGGAKVSDKILIIENLMNKANNIIIGGGMAYTFLKAQGKEIGNSLVENDKLDLANELLAKAKSLGVQLLIPEDSIAADKFAADANTQLVSNDNIPAGWMGLDIGAKSIAKFSEVIAASKTILWNGPMGVFEMEAFQGGTKAIADAIVKATENGAFSLVGGGDSVAAVNKFGLAEKVSYVSTGGGAMLEYFEGKELPGIAAIKK, translated from the coding sequence ATGAGTAAGTTCTCTGATCATAATTTCAAGGGCCAGAAAGCCTTGATCCGCGTAGATTTCAACGTGCCGCTGAACGATCAATTCGAGATCACGGACGATACCCGCATGACCGCAGCAGTACCTACTATCAAAAAGATACTGAAAGACGGCGGCGCTGTGATCCTCATGAGCCATCTCGGCCGCCCGAAAGACGGACCTACCAATAAATACTCGCTTAAACACCTGGTTTTTCACCTGATCAGCCTGCTGGACGGTACTACCGTGAAATTTGCGGAAGACTGCATCGGCGAAACTGCTGAAAAAGCTGCGCTCAACCTGCAAATGGGAGAGGTGCTGCTGCTGGAAAACCTCCGTTTCTATAAAGAAGAAGAAAAAGGCGATCGTGCTTTTGCAGAGAAGCTCTCCAAATTGGGCGATGTATATGTGAACGATGCTTTCGGTACCGCTCACCGCGCTCACGCTTCCACAGCCATTATCGCTGATTTTTACCCGGCGGACAAGAAGATGTTCGGATTGCTCATGGAAGCTGAAACCATTAGCGCAGAAAAAGTATTACACAGTGCTGAAAAGCCTTTCACGGCTATTCTCGGGGGAGCAAAGGTGAGCGACAAGATCCTCATCATCGAAAACCTTATGAACAAAGCCAACAATATCATCATTGGTGGCGGGATGGCTTACACCTTCCTGAAAGCACAAGGCAAAGAGATCGGGAACTCCCTCGTGGAAAATGACAAGCTGGACCTCGCGAATGAACTCCTGGCCAAAGCAAAATCCCTGGGTGTGCAATTGCTGATCCCTGAAGATTCTATTGCAGCTGATAAGTTTGCAGCAGATGCCAATACACAACTGGTTTCTAATGATAATATCCCTGCCGGCTGGATGGGATTGGATATCGGGGCGAAATCCATCGCTAAGTTCAGTGAAGTGATCGCTGCTTCTAAAACCATTTTATGGAACGGGCCAATGGGCGTTTTTGAAATGGAAGCATTCCAGGGTGGTACAAAAGCCATCGCAGACGCCATTGTGAAGGCCACTGAAAATGGTGCTTTCTCCCTTGTTGGTGGCGGAGATTCTGTAGCGGCAGTGAATAAATTCGGTTTAGCAGAGAAAGTTAGCTATGTGTCCACCGGCGGTGGCGCTATGCTGGAATACTTTGAAGGAAAAGAATTGCCAGGTATTGCGGCTATCAAGAAATAA